One window from the genome of Cryptomeria japonica chromosome 6, Sugi_1.0, whole genome shotgun sequence encodes:
- the LOC131077441 gene encoding cytochrome P450 76T24 — protein sequence MDIPLFSWYSVLLTSASLLFFFFLWRRERRTGRPLPPGPPGWPIVGNLFQLGKRPHESLYALSLKYGPLMTLRLGMKTTVVVSSPAMAKEVLKTHDLLFAGRTVIEGVKSVSHHKSSLIFSDYGAQWRHLRRISTVELFSSIRQEALQHLRRDEVFHTIRLLYDDKGKVVDIGRTVFCTSLNLLGNMIFSTRVFDPHNPASAAFNHSVCELMRLGGKPNLVDYFPFLRFLDPQGVCRQMAKHFKEMYDFVDLFLQKRLASGSESLRQNDSTKDFLDVLLDFRSQEFTLVDIRALIAEFFIAGTETTTSTVEWAMAEFIRNPQKLNRARQELDEVVGCNRRVEESDLDRLPYLHAAVKEIFRLHTPVPLLLPHKAESASVVQGFVIPKDSQVLVNVWASGRDPSIWKRPSEFLPERFLEGENSKIDYKGQNFELIPFGAGRRICAALPLASRMVQLILASLLHSFEWMLPDGMSCEEMDMSDELGITLKKSVELTAIPVPRLSHHTYEQ from the exons ATGGACATTCCACTGTTTTCATGGTATTCTGTGCTCCTTACTTCTGCTTCgcttttattcttcttctttctatggaGAAGAGAGCGGAGGACAGGGCGTCCTCTGCCTCCTGGACCTCCTGGTTGGCCTATTGTGGGAAACCTCTTTCAGCTGGGAAAAAGGCCTCACGAGTCTCTCTACGCCCTCTCTCTGAAATACGGCCCACTGATGACTCTCCGTCTGGGAATGAAAACAACAGTGGTGGTGTCCTCTCCTGCCATGGCCAAGGAGGTCCTTAAAACACACGACCTCCTCTTCGCTGGACGGACGGTGATAGAAGGCGTCAAATCTGTTTCTCACCACAAGTCGTCCCTAATTTTTAGCGATTACGGAGCACAGTGGCGCCATCTCCGACGTATTTCAACTGTTGAGCTTTTCAGCAGCATAAGACAGGAAGCTCTGCAACATCTCAGAAGAGATGAGGTATTTCATACAATTAGACTACTTTATGATGACAAGGGAAAGGTTGTGGATATTGGGCGGACGGTGTTCTGCACGTCTCTAAATTTGTTAGGCAACATGATCTTCAGCACAAGAGTCTTCGATCCCCACAATCCAGCTTCTGCGGCCTTCAACCATTCCGTGTGTGAACTGATGAGGCTCGGAGGAAAGCCCAATTTGGTGGACTATTTCCCGTTTCTACGGTTCCTGGACCCGCAGGGTGTGTGCCGTCAGATGGCCAAGCATTTCAAGGAGATGTATGACTTTGTTGATTTGTTCCTACAGAAAAGGCTCGCCTCCGGAAGTGAAAGCCTTAGGCAGAACGACTCCACGAAGGATTTTCTGGATGTCCTGCTGGATTTCAGAAGTCAAGAATTCACACTCGTTGATATTCGAGCCTTGATAGCT gaattttttatcGCCGGTACTGAAACGACAACTTCAACAGTAGAATGGGCCATGGCAGAATTCATTCGCAATCCGCAGAAACTAAACCGAGCCCGACAAGAATTGGATGAAGTTGTTGGATGTAACAGAAGAGTGGAAGAATCTGACTTAGATCGTTTGCCTTATCTTCATGCAGCTGTTAAAGAAATATTCCGATTGCACACCCCTGTTCCCCTGCTGCTTCCCCACAAAGCTGAAAGCGCCAGCGTGGTCCAGGGATTTGTGATACCCAAAGACAGCCAGGTATTGGTGAACGTGTGGGCCAGTGGGAGGGACCCTTCAATTTGGAAGAGGCCCTCAGAATTCCTGCCTGAGAGATTTTTGGAGGGTGAGAATAGCAAGATAGATTACAAGGGACAAAACTTTGAGTTAATTCCGTTCGGAGCGGGAAGAAGGATTTGTGCTGCGCTTCCATTGGCAAGTCGTATGGTTCAATTGATTTTGGCTTCGTTACTTCATTCATTTGAGTGGATGCTTCCAGATGGGATGAGCTGTGAAGAGATGGACATGAGCGACGAGCTTGGAATTACTTTAAAGAAGTCTGTAGAGTTAACTGCAATCCCCGTCCCACGTCTGTCACATCATACGTATGAGCAGTAG